The following coding sequences lie in one Nitratireductor mangrovi genomic window:
- a CDS encoding fumarate hydratase, with translation MADAVLADLFPLAADETPYRKLTSEHVGTDTFRGQDILSVEPEGLRLLSETAFADINHLLRPGHLRQLAAILEDPEATDNDRFVAYDLLKNANIAAGGVLPMCQDTGTAIIMGKKGRRVWTEGGDADALGRGVLDAYERKNLRYSQLAPLSMFQEKNTKNNLPAQIELYEEGEDAYKFLFVAKGGGSANKTFLYQGTPSLLTHDRLIDFLKEKILTLGTAACPPYHLAIVIGGTSAEMNLKTVKLASTRYLDGLPRKGSEAGHAFRDVEMEAEVHRLTQQMGVGAQFGGKYFCHDVRVIRLPRHGASLPIGLGVSCSADRQALGKITRDGIFLEELETNPARYMPDIDEEKLTSHVVRIDLNRPMADILKELGQHPVKTRLSLSGPIIVARDMAHAKIRERLENGEPMPDYLKNHPVYYAGPAKTPAGYASGSFGPTTAGRMDSFVDQFQSFGGSMVMLAKGNRSRQVREACAAHGGFYLGSIGGPAARLAQDCIKKVEVVEYSELGMEAVWRIEVEDFPAFIVIDDKGNDFFKELNLG, from the coding sequence ATGGCCGATGCGGTCCTCGCAGACCTCTTTCCGCTTGCCGCCGACGAGACGCCCTACCGCAAGCTGACCTCGGAGCATGTCGGTACCGACACCTTCCGCGGCCAGGACATCCTGAGCGTCGAACCGGAGGGGTTGCGGCTCCTGTCGGAAACCGCCTTCGCCGACATCAACCATCTGCTGCGGCCCGGACACCTGAGGCAGCTGGCCGCGATCCTGGAGGACCCGGAGGCGACCGACAATGACCGCTTCGTCGCCTACGACCTTCTGAAGAACGCCAACATCGCCGCCGGCGGGGTGCTGCCGATGTGCCAGGACACCGGCACGGCGATCATCATGGGCAAGAAGGGGCGGCGGGTGTGGACCGAGGGCGGCGACGCCGATGCGCTCGGACGCGGCGTGCTCGACGCCTATGAAAGGAAGAACCTGCGCTATTCGCAGTTGGCGCCGCTGTCGATGTTCCAGGAGAAGAACACGAAAAACAACCTGCCGGCGCAAATCGAGCTCTATGAGGAGGGCGAGGACGCCTACAAGTTCCTGTTCGTGGCCAAGGGCGGCGGCTCGGCCAACAAGACCTTTCTCTACCAGGGCACGCCGTCGCTCCTGACCCATGACCGGCTGATCGACTTCCTGAAGGAAAAGATCCTGACGCTCGGCACCGCCGCCTGCCCGCCCTACCACCTGGCGATCGTCATCGGCGGTACCTCGGCCGAGATGAACCTGAAGACGGTGAAACTCGCCTCGACGCGCTATCTCGACGGCCTGCCGCGCAAGGGCAGCGAGGCCGGGCACGCCTTCCGCGATGTCGAGATGGAGGCTGAGGTGCACAGGCTGACCCAGCAGATGGGGGTCGGCGCGCAGTTCGGCGGCAAATATTTCTGCCACGACGTGCGGGTGATCCGGCTGCCGCGCCACGGCGCCTCGCTGCCGATCGGGCTCGGCGTGTCGTGCTCGGCCGACCGCCAGGCGCTCGGCAAGATCACCCGCGACGGCATCTTCCTGGAAGAACTCGAGACCAACCCGGCGCGCTACATGCCCGACATCGACGAGGAAAAGCTGACCTCGCATGTCGTGCGCATCGACCTCAACCGGCCGATGGCGGATATCCTGAAGGAACTCGGCCAGCACCCCGTCAAGACGCGGCTTTCGCTGTCGGGGCCGATCATCGTGGCGCGCGACATGGCGCATGCCAAGATTCGCGAGAGGCTCGAAAACGGCGAGCCGATGCCAGACTACCTGAAGAACCACCCGGTCTATTATGCCGGCCCGGCGAAGACGCCGGCGGGTTACGCCTCGGGCTCGTTCGGACCGACGACGGCGGGCCGCATGGACAGTTTCGTCGACCAGTTCCAGTCTTTCGGCGGCTCGATGGTGATGCTCGCCAAGGGCAACCGTTCGCGCCAGGTGCGCGAGGCCTGCGCGGCCCATGGCGGCTTCTATCTGGGCTCGATCGGCGGACCTGCGGCGCGGCTGGCGCAGGACTGCATCAAGAAGGTCGAGGTGGTGGAATATTCCGAACTCGGCATGGAGGCGGTGTGGCGCATCGAGGTCGAGGATTTCCCGGCCTTCATCGTCATCGACGACAAGGGCAACGACTTCTTCAAGGAACTCAATCTGGGGTGA
- a CDS encoding L,D-transpeptidase family protein has product MMTVFRQFLAIPACFLAVAVLAAPEPAQAQNIFERLFGGGIKRKEREEVRPAPQPKKRVVKRVKISAPSYYTYRADPLVKVSFKPILEGRQEVNFAPSLGGNGFDEALDGLQDFDLRAYEDVAAALGEYYADNRRFIWVSGFSANARATEAVRVLGEAAGYGLDPADYSLSLPAPGFAMEDTAARYAELMRFEMTLSARVLLYARDAWRGRIDPNRLSGYHDFPAKPLDLAKVLDRLAHTQDVRTYLESRHPQNERYAALRVELEALRASAENDIVVDPKLFLRPGQSSPEFPNMLKLFARETDDAFRTEFKELLEVHAASEEYAQELAPLVKAAQKFKGLQADGIIGPRTVGAFAGESKAARIDKVEYALERLRWHPSELGSPRVFINQPAFTATYFEGGEDRLSMRVVVGKTTNQTSFFHDVIEQIDYNPYWGVPQSIIVNEMLPRLYNDPGYLDRAGYEVTDARGRRISSSSINWGRYGGKVPFNVRQRPSERNALGELKILFPNKHAIYMHDTPSKSLFERDVRAFSHGCVRLADPRGMAAAVLAKPVDYVAAKIGAGHSSEKITRNIPVYVAYFTAWPDDAGTVTYSDDIYGRDDRLKKAFEAIDAVRKPAG; this is encoded by the coding sequence ATGATGACGGTTTTCCGGCAGTTTCTTGCGATCCCGGCATGTTTTCTGGCGGTGGCGGTGCTCGCCGCGCCTGAACCCGCCCAGGCCCAGAACATTTTCGAGCGGTTGTTCGGCGGCGGCATCAAGCGCAAGGAGCGCGAGGAGGTGCGGCCGGCGCCGCAGCCTAAGAAGCGCGTCGTCAAGCGCGTCAAGATTTCGGCCCCGTCCTACTACACCTATCGAGCCGACCCGCTGGTCAAGGTTTCCTTCAAACCCATTCTCGAAGGCAGGCAGGAGGTGAATTTCGCGCCGTCGCTTGGCGGCAATGGCTTCGACGAAGCTCTTGACGGACTTCAGGATTTCGACCTGCGCGCCTATGAGGATGTGGCCGCCGCGCTCGGCGAATATTACGCCGACAATCGCCGTTTCATCTGGGTCTCGGGCTTCAGCGCCAACGCCCGCGCCACTGAGGCAGTGCGCGTTCTGGGCGAGGCGGCGGGTTACGGGCTCGACCCGGCCGATTATTCGCTCAGCCTGCCGGCGCCGGGATTTGCGATGGAGGACACCGCGGCGCGCTACGCCGAGCTGATGCGTTTCGAAATGACGCTGTCGGCGCGCGTTCTGCTTTATGCCCGCGATGCCTGGCGTGGCCGCATCGATCCCAACCGGCTTTCCGGCTATCACGATTTTCCCGCAAAGCCGCTCGACCTGGCAAAGGTGCTCGACCGGCTGGCGCATACCCAGGACGTGCGCACCTATCTGGAATCGCGCCATCCCCAGAACGAGCGCTACGCCGCCCTGCGTGTCGAGCTTGAAGCGCTCCGGGCGAGCGCGGAAAACGACATCGTCGTCGATCCGAAGCTGTTCCTGCGGCCGGGCCAGTCGAGCCCCGAATTTCCCAACATGCTCAAGCTGTTCGCGCGCGAGACCGACGACGCCTTCCGGACGGAGTTCAAGGAGTTGCTCGAGGTCCACGCGGCGAGCGAGGAATACGCGCAGGAACTGGCGCCGCTGGTCAAGGCGGCGCAGAAATTCAAGGGCTTGCAGGCCGACGGCATCATAGGCCCGCGCACGGTCGGAGCCTTCGCCGGCGAATCGAAGGCGGCGCGCATCGACAAGGTCGAATACGCGCTCGAGCGTCTGCGCTGGCATCCCTCCGAACTCGGCAGCCCGCGCGTCTTCATCAACCAGCCGGCGTTCACCGCGACCTATTTCGAGGGCGGCGAGGATCGGCTGTCGATGCGCGTCGTGGTCGGCAAGACCACCAACCAGACCAGCTTCTTCCACGACGTGATCGAGCAGATCGACTACAACCCCTATTGGGGGGTGCCGCAGTCGATCATCGTCAACGAGATGCTGCCGCGGCTTTACAACGATCCGGGCTATCTCGACCGTGCCGGCTACGAGGTGACGGATGCGCGCGGCCGGCGCATCTCGTCGTCGTCGATCAACTGGGGCCGCTACGGCGGCAAGGTGCCGTTCAACGTCCGCCAGCGCCCCAGCGAGCGCAACGCGCTCGGCGAATTGAAGATCCTGTTCCCCAACAAGCACGCCATCTACATGCACGACACGCCGTCGAAGAGCCTGTTCGAGCGCGACGTGCGCGCCTTCAGCCATGGCTGCGTGCGCCTTGCCGACCCGCGCGGCATGGCCGCCGCGGTGCTTGCCAAGCCGGTCGACTATGTCGCCGCCAAGATCGGTGCCGGCCACTCCTCCGAAAAGATCACCCGCAACATTCCGGTCTATGTCGCCTATTTCACCGCCTGGCCCGACGATGCCGGTACTGTGACCTATTCCGACGACATCTACGGACGCGACGACCGGCTGAAGAAGGCGTTCGAGGCGATCGACGCCGTGCGCAAGCCGGCCGGCTGA
- a CDS encoding polysaccharide deacetylase family protein — protein sequence MRCVFGTAVLFSAALFLSACANAPKKLAGDDGPALAFAEEQQAGPADISPQVAMLRPDQLPLVSGGLAGRTIRVSRISDIALRPGEVVLTFDDGPIPGRTDRVLEVLDRFGVKATFLMVGQMAKAYPGTARKVAARGHTIGTHTQGHANLAGLGHAAAVIEIDKGRASVAAALGGHRAAPFFRFPYLASTAALRSHLAARGIVVIDANIDSKDYFKSSPAAIRARTMARLAGQRSGIILLHDIHARTATMLPGLLADLKAGGYKVVHLVPGSRDLLVAAVE from the coding sequence ATGCGTTGCGTGTTTGGTACGGCGGTCCTGTTTTCGGCCGCGCTTTTTCTGTCAGCCTGCGCCAATGCGCCCAAGAAGCTGGCCGGCGATGACGGACCGGCACTGGCCTTTGCAGAGGAGCAGCAGGCCGGACCTGCCGACATCAGCCCGCAGGTCGCGATGCTGCGCCCCGACCAGTTGCCGCTCGTCTCGGGCGGCCTCGCCGGCCGCACGATCCGCGTCAGCCGCATCTCCGACATCGCGTTGAGGCCCGGCGAAGTGGTGCTCACCTTCGACGACGGCCCGATCCCCGGCCGCACCGACAGGGTGCTGGAGGTGCTCGACCGTTTCGGCGTCAAGGCGACCTTCCTGATGGTCGGTCAGATGGCAAAGGCCTATCCGGGGACCGCCCGCAAGGTGGCCGCGCGCGGCCACACCATCGGCACGCATACGCAAGGCCACGCCAATCTGGCAGGCCTTGGCCACGCCGCGGCGGTAATCGAGATCGACAAGGGGCGCGCCAGTGTTGCCGCCGCGCTCGGCGGACATCGCGCCGCACCGTTCTTCCGCTTTCCCTATCTGGCCTCGACGGCCGCCTTGCGCAGCCATCTCGCCGCGCGCGGTATCGTGGTGATCGACGCCAACATCGATTCCAAGGACTATTTCAAGTCAAGCCCAGCGGCGATCCGTGCCCGCACCATGGCGCGTCTTGCCGGGCAACGCTCTGGCATCATCCTGTTGCACGACATCCATGCCCGCACGGCGACCATGCTGCCGGGTCTGCTCGCCGACCTCAAGGCCGGCGGCTACAAGGTGGTGCATCTGGTGCCGGGGTCGCGCGACCTCTTGGTCGCCGCTGTCGAATAG